The following coding sequences lie in one Halorarum halophilum genomic window:
- a CDS encoding HalOD1 output domain-containing protein: protein MTDEDPRSMSNISNSTPSAQPPSPSLEQSLFDFKSFEYHEDESAYRAIYSHDVGSPSSAVVSAVAAASDTDPLDMNSLNATVDTDALNSLVTQRRDAVGDLHITFEYHGYEVTASSYGGLKVKPLQANPPLPPTDD, encoded by the coding sequence ATGACCGACGAAGATCCTCGATCCATGAGCAATATATCGAACTCCACACCATCAGCACAGCCTCCTTCACCCTCCCTTGAGCAGAGTCTTTTTGACTTCAAATCATTCGAATATCACGAAGATGAAAGCGCCTACCGAGCGATCTACAGTCACGACGTAGGGTCTCCGAGTTCAGCGGTCGTAAGCGCGGTTGCAGCCGCTTCTGACACGGACCCGCTTGATATGAATTCACTCAACGCAACCGTGGACACAGATGCTCTCAATTCGCTCGTCACTCAACGAAGAGACGCTGTCGGTGATTTGCACATCACGTTCGAATATCACGGGTACGAAGTCACTGCAAGCAGTTACGGGGGTCTCAAGGTTAAACCCCTGCAGGCCAACCCGCCACTGCCACCTACAGATGACTGA
- a CDS encoding helix-turn-helix domain-containing protein → MATVAEFMLSADEFPLGTIFAKLPDVTVQLERVIPDANGVVPYFWVRGVETDAIVEQFSEHPGVRDIRTVDQVNREYLMRCEWVPEYDSVLDALIAPEIVLLTAIGTAEEWTFELRGEKREAIAEFREYCHDHGVPVRLTELHALRPLDEMQGLTDGQREAMILAYDRGYYNSPRDTTLAEIADDLGISQQALGARLRRGNRRLIEQALIESHS, encoded by the coding sequence ATGGCTACCGTCGCCGAATTCATGCTCTCAGCCGACGAATTTCCGTTGGGAACCATTTTCGCCAAGTTACCAGACGTGACCGTGCAACTTGAACGGGTTATTCCGGATGCAAACGGTGTAGTTCCCTACTTTTGGGTCCGCGGAGTGGAGACCGATGCGATCGTAGAGCAGTTCTCTGAGCACCCTGGCGTACGAGATATTCGGACTGTCGATCAGGTCAACAGAGAGTACTTGATGCGGTGCGAGTGGGTCCCGGAATACGATAGCGTACTTGATGCCCTCATCGCGCCTGAAATCGTGCTACTGACGGCAATCGGGACGGCAGAAGAATGGACGTTCGAACTTCGCGGCGAAAAACGAGAGGCGATTGCGGAGTTCCGGGAATACTGTCACGACCATGGCGTCCCGGTCAGGTTAACGGAACTTCATGCACTCCGCCCGTTGGATGAGATGCAAGGCCTGACCGATGGGCAACGCGAAGCTATGATTCTCGCATATGACCGCGGGTACTACAATTCACCACGAGACACGACCCTGGCAGAGATCGCTGATGACCTCGGGATTTCACAGCAAGCACTCGGCGCTCGCCTGCGACGGGGGAATCGACGACTCATCGAACAAGCACTCATCGAGTCACACTCATAA